The nucleotide sequence GCTTCAGCCACCTGCGATTCCGCCGGCACGACGTCTCGGTCTTCCATCTTCTCGATCCGCAGGAGATCGGCTTCAAGTTCCAGCGGCCGACCCGGTTTCTCGACATGGAGGGGGGCGGCTCGATCTTCACCGACCCGGTGGACATCGCCGACCGCTACCACCAGGCGGTGACCGGGTATCTGGAGGGGATGAAGAAGGTGGTGCTCGAATCGGGCGTCGACTACCACCGCGTGCTGACCGACGAGAATTACGAGCAGTTGCTGGCGCGGTTTCTCGTCGCCCGGGCGGCAGGAAAGGGGCTGCGATGAACTTCCTCCAGCCGCTGATGCTCGCGGCCCTGCCGCTGGTGAGCCTGCCGCTCATCATCCACCTCATCAACCAGCGCCGGTTCCAGACCGTGCCCTGGGCGGCGATGATGTTCCTGATGACGGCCAAGGCCCTGTCCCGCGGCTACTCGCGGCTGCGGAACTGGCTGATCATGGCGATGCGGATGGCGGCCATCGCGGCCCTGCTCTTCGCCGTCGGCCGGCCGCTGTCGCGCGGCTGGCTGGCCCTCGCCGGCGGCGCCCGTCCGGACCTCGCCGTCGTGATCCTCGACCGCTCGCCGTCGATGCAGCAGCGGAGCAGCGAAGCCGCCGACACCAAGCTCGAGACCGGCCGCCGCCAGCTCGTCGAGTCGCTGCAGACGCTCGGCGCCTCGCGCTGCGTGCTGTTCACCGACCCGGCGGCGAAGCCGATCGAGCTGACGGGGCCCGCCCAGATCGCCGACCTGCCGGTCGCCGGCCCCGCGGCCGCCGCGGCCGACATTCCCATGCTCATGCAGTCGGTCTACGACTACGTCGTGGAGAACAGGGCCGGCACCACGGAGGTCTGGATCTGCTCCGACCAGCGGCAGAACGACTGGTCGCCGGAGAATGGCGTCTGGGGCGGCCTCCGCGACGCGTTCGCGAAACTCCCGCAGCAGGTGCGGTTCCAGCTTCTCTCCTACGACGAGCCGGCGACCGACAACGTGGCCGTGCGCGTGACGGACACGAAGGTTGAGAAGCGCGGGGCAGACAGGGAGCTGCTCGTCACGGTCGCCACGTCGCGGCTCGCGTCGGGCGACAAGAAGACCCTGCCGCTCCGGTTCGAGATCGGCGGCGTCGCCTCGACCGTCGAACTCGAGCTCGTCGGCCGGGAGGCCGTCCTCAAGAACCATGCCATCCCGCTGGAGCGGGCCGCCGGCAGCCGTGGCTGGGGCAAGGTCTCGATCCCGGCCGACTCCAATGCCGCCGACAACGAGTTCTACTTCGTGTTCGACGAGCCGGCGTTGCGGAAGACGCTCGTCGTCGCCGACGACCAGCAGTCGCGTCGGACCCTGTCCCTGCTCGCCGGGATTCCGCCGGAGAAGGGGCTGCAGGCCAAGGCCGACGTGATCGGCCCCGCCGATCTGGTGACGGCCGACTGGGAGGGGACGGCGCTGCTTCTCTGGCAGGCCGACCTGCCCGAGGGGAAGGAGGCCGATCTGGTGAACGAGTTCGTGAACCGCGGCGGCCGGGCGATCTTCTTCCCCCCGGAGAATCCCGCCCAGCGGACGTTCGCGGGGATGTCGTGGACCGACTGGACGGCGCACGGTCAGCCCATCCGTCCCGCCCCCTGGCGCAACGACCAGGACCTGTTCGTCAACACGCTCTCCGGTGGGGCGCTGCAGGTGGGCGATCTGAAGATCCTGCGGTCGTGCGGCGTCGCCGGCGACCACGTCACGCTGGCGCCGCTGGAGTACACCGACGTCACCGGGGCGCCGGTCACAAGCCCTTTGCTGGCCCGGGCCTCCGATGGCAGCAACGCCATCTACTTCTGCGGCACGACGCCGAACGCCCGGGATTCCACGCTGACCCGTGACGGTATCGTGCTCTACGCGATGGTCCAGCGGGCCATCGATCGTGGGCTGGCGTCGCTGGGCAAGTCGCGGCAGATGGACGCCGGCTCCATGGCCTCGTTTCTCGCCGACGACAAGGCGGGCTGGAGCCGGCTGGCCGGGCCGGCCGATGCGCTCTCGACCGAGATGGGTCTGCACGCCGGCGTGTTCGCCAACGGTGAACGGCTCGTCGCGGTGAATCGTCCGGCAGCCGAGGACACGGCCGAGATCACCGGCAATGCCCGGATCGACGAGGTGTTCGGCGACCTGCCGTTCGCCCGGCTGACGGGCAGGGCGGGGAGTGCCGACAGCCTCGTCCAGGAGATCTGGCGGGCGTTCCTGATCGCGATGATGCTCGCACTGATCGCGGAGGGGCTGCTCTGCCTGCCGCGGTCGGCGGCCGCCGAGCGGTCACCCTTCCAGGGCATGCGCCCGCTGGAGGCCGCCGTATGAACCTGTCGGCCGTCGCCTTCCCGTTCTGCGATCCGCTGTTTGGCGCCGCCACGGTGACGCAGTTCCAGGGCTTCCGCTTCTTCACCACGTTCTGGACGCTGGCCGTGTCGCTGGCGCTCGTCGCCCTGACCGCCTGCATCTGCCTCGTCGCCTGGCGCCGCAGCGGCTACGCGCTCTTGCAGGGGCTCCTCGAACTGCTGCGGTTCGGGATCGTGGCCCTCGTCGCGGTGCTCCTCAACCAACCGGAGTGGGTGCAGGAATACAAGCCCACCGACAAGCCGACGATCGCCGTCCTCCACGACGCCTCGCCGAGCATGGACACGAGGGACGTGGTGCTGACAGGCACCGCGCCGGGGGCCGGCGTCCCCACGACCCGGCGCGAGGCGGCGGCGCCGCTGACGGCCGGCGAGTTCTGGAAGCCGCTCGCGGACCGGTTCAAGGTCGAGGTGGCCGAGTTCTCCCCCGTCGATGCCGCGGCGAGCGACTACGGCGCGCCGCTCGGCAGCGCGGTCGAGCGGTTCAGCCAACTGCAGGCGATCGTGCTGGTCGGCGACGGCGACTGGAACAAGGGGGATGCCCCGAGCGATGCCGCTCAGCGGCTGCGGCTGGCGAACGTCCCGGTGCTGACCGTGGCGGTCGGCAGCCCGACGAAACTCCCCGACGTCGAGCTCAAGAGCCTCGACATCCCCAGCGTCGGCGTCGTCGGCAAGGCGGTCCGGGTGCCGTTCACGATCGAGTCGTCGCTGCCGACGGAGCGGGTCGTCGTCGTCGAGCTCAAGCCGAGCAAGGGCCCGGCCGTGCAGAAGCAGGTCCGGCTCCCCCCCCTCTCGACCACGACGGAGTCGATGTTCTGGACGCCCGACGGCGTCGGTGAGTACACGGTCGCCGTCTCGGTGCCGCCCCAGGACGGGGAGCTGCTCCCCGACAACAACCGGCTCTCGGCGCCGATCGCGATCCGCAAGGAGCAGCTGCAGGTGCTCGTCGTGGAGAGCATCCCACGCTGGGAATACCGCTACCTGCGGAATGCCCTGTCCCGTGACCCGGGCGTCAACGTCTCCTGCCTCCTCTTCCAGCCCGGCCTGAGCCGGCCCGGGGGCGGCAACAAGGACTACATCCAGAAGTTTCCCGCGAAGCTCGAGGAGCTTTCCAAATACGACGTCGTGTTCCTCGGAGACGTGGGGGTCGGCCCGAAGCAGCTGTCGGAGGCCGACTGCAAGCTGCTCAAGGGGCTCGTCGAGTACCAGGCGAGCGGGCTCGTCTTCATTCCCGGCTGGCTCGGCGAGCAGGCGTCGCTGGTCGGGTCGGCGCTCGAGGAGCTGTGCCCCGTCGTCATCGACCCGGTCCGGCGGGAGGGCTTCTCGACCGAGGCCCCGCGCCGGCTCGTGCTCACCGAGGCGGGCCGCAAGAGCCTGCTCACGAAGCTCGCCGACAGCGCCAACGAGAACCTGGCCGTCTGGGAGAGCCTGCCCGGCGTGCAGTGGTACGGTCCCGTGGTCCGGGCGAAGGCGGGCACGGAGGTGCTGGCCGTTCACGAGGATGCCGCCAACGAGTACGGTCGCATTCCCCTGCTGGTGACTCGACCCTACGGCGCCGGCAAGGTGCTGTACATGGCCACCGACGGCGCCTGGCGCTGGCGGAAGGGGGTGGAGGACAAGTACCACTACCGGTTCTGGAGCCAGGTGGTCCGCTGGATGGCCTACCGGCGGAACATGGCCAAAGGGGAGCGGATGGGCCTGTCGTTCGCACCCGAGCAGCCGCAACTCGGGCAGTCGGTGGCCCTCGACGCCCGCGTCTCCCAGGCCAACGGCGAGCCGCTCAGTCGCGGCGAAGTGGCGGCGCGGATCACGTCTCCGTCGGGCGTCGTGGAGACGGTTCGCTTCGCGCCCCCGGCCGGCGACGGGGCGTGGGGTGTGTTCGCCTCCAATTTCATCCCCCGCGAGCCGGGCAAGTACGCGGTGCTGCTCGGCTGCAAGGAGACGGGCGACACGCTGGAGGCCTCGTTCTTCGTCCAGGGCACAGTGGCCGAGGGCATCGGCCGGGCGGCCCGGCCGAACGTGCTCGCGGAGATCGCCCAGGTGACCCGCGGCAAGGTCGTGCCGCCGGAAGAGATCGCCTCGATCATCGATTCGCTGGCCAAGCTTCCCGAGCCGGCGCCGCGGGTGCGCCGGCTGCAGTTGTGGTGCCACCCCGTGGTTGCCGTTTCGTTGGTGGGCTTGCTGGGCCTGTTCTGGGTGCTGCGGAAGCAGCAGGGCCTGATCTGAGTTGCGACGTTCATCCCTCGTGGACGATAAGGAGCCAGCGTCATGAGCACGGTTGACCAGTCGATGGGCCAGGGCGGACGTGGCCTCGTCCTGCCGGGCGACCTGCAGGGGCGGCTGTATGCGTTTCGCGGCCTGGTCTGGAAGATCAAGGTCGCCGAGGCGGTGTGCGGGGCGATCTTCGGGGTGATGCTCGCCTACCTCGTGCAGTTCGGCCTCGACCGGGTGACGGACACCCCGCAGTGGGTGCGGCTGGCCCTGTTCGTCGGCTCGATCATCGGCTGTGCCGTGATTCCGCTGGCGATCCATCGCTGGATGTGGAACCACCGCCGGCTCGACCAGGTGGCGCGGCTCATCGCCCGTCGCTTTCCCAGCATGGGCGATCAACTCCTCGGCATCATCGAGATCGTGCGCGAGTTCGCCACGAACCCGAACGGCGGCGAGCAGGGCCGGTCGCGGGCGCTGTGCGAGGCGGCGATCGGTCAGGTGGCGGCGCAGTCGACGCGGTACGACTTCCGCCAGGCGGTGCCGCATGCCCGGCATCGGCTCTGGGGTGCGATCGCCGCCGTGCCGGTCGTGGCGGCGCTCGTGGCGGCGGCATGGGTGCCGGCCGCGGCGGCCAATGCCTGGGCGCGGCTGCTCGCGCCCTGGAAGACCGTCGAGCGGTTCACGTTCACGCGGGTCGAGAAGCTGCCGCAGGAGCTGGTCGTGCCGATCGGCGAGCCGACGCCGCTCGTGGTGGGCCTCGCCGCCGACACGCAGTGGAAGCCGGACGGCGCGACCGCCAAGCTCGGCCGGCAGCGGCCGCTGACGGCGGCGCGGGGGGACGACGGCTACGCGTTCACGCTGCCGGCCCAGCTCGACGACACGACCATGTCGCTGGCCGTCGGGGATGCCCGGGGCCGGACGAAGATCGTGCCGATGCTCCGCCCGGAGATCGAGACGGTCGTCGCCACGGTGAAGCTGCCGGAGTACCTGAAGCGCGGTGACACGCTGCAGCAGGACGTCCGCGGCGGCGCGCTGTCGCCGGTCAAGGGAAGCACGCTGACGCTGGCGGCGACCGCCACCCGTGACCTCGTGGCGGCGACGGTGGACGGCGTCGCGGTGACGCCGGAGGGGGCGACGATCCGCACCGGCGCGATCCCGGCCAAGGAGGAGTCGAGGGTTTCGCTCGAGTGGCGCGACCGGCACGGACTCGAGGGCGCGAAGCCCCTGGTGCTGCTCGTGGCACCGCGATATGACGAGCCGCCGACGGTGACGACGCTGGACGTGCCCGCCAACCGGGAGTTCCTCCTCGCCAGCGACACGCTGCGGTTCAAGATCGCCGTTCGCGACGACTTCGGAGTCCGGCGCGTGGGCATCGAGTGGGAGGGAATGAACGAGGAGGGAACGGCCCCGGACAAGGGGGACCGGATCCTGCAGGGTGGCGGTCCCACGGTCGACGCGCTCAACGACGTGGCGGCGACGTTCTGTCCCGACGCGCTGGGAGTGAAGCCGCAGCCGCTCGTGCTCCGCGCCTTCGCGGAGGACTACCTGCCGGGCCGTGGCCGCGTCTACTCGACGCCCATGATCGTGTACGTCGTCGACAAGGCCGAGCACGCCCTGCTCATCAACGAGCGGATCGGCCGCCTGCGGACGGAACTCACGGAGATCAAAGACAGGGAGCAGGACCTGTTCCAGAAGAACCTCGACATGCGGCTCAAGCCCGCCGAGGACCTGCTCTCCGACGGTGGGCGGCAGACGCTCGCGGACCAGGCCCGCGCCGAGGAGGATCAGGCGGCCCGGCTCGACTCGGCCGTCGAGAAGGGGAAGGACCTCGTGCGCGAGGCGGCGAAGAACGACGAGTTCGACCCGGCGACGCTCGACAAGTTGGCGAATGACCTGCAGACGCTGGACGAGCTGGGTGAGAAACGGTTGCCGAGCGTGGCCGAGCTGCTCAAGCAGGCGGCCAAGGCGAAGTTCGCCACCTCGGAAGGCAAGCCGAAGCCGGAGCAACTCGCAGGTGAGCCTGGCGAGGGCAAGCCTGGTGAGGGCAAGCCTGGTGAGGGCAAGCCTGGTGAGGGCAAGCCTGGTGAGGGCAAGCCTGGTGAGGGCAAGCCTGGTGAGGGCAAGCCTGGTGAGGGCAAGCCTGGTGAGGGCAAGCCTGGCGACGCCGACCCCAAGGATCCCTCCGAAGGGAACGGCAAGGCTCCGGGCGAGGACGGCAAGAATCAGGTTGACAGCGTCGCCAAGCAGGGCGGCAAGCCGGGCGATCCCTCCGATCCTGCCCAGCAGGCTCCGAAGGTCGGCAACGACAAGAACGACAAGGGCGGAGGCGAGGGTGGCAAGCCTGGCAAGCCGCCGGAGGGGATCGCACCGAGTGTCGTGGACGTCGAGTCGAGCCAGCAGCCGAAGGATCCAAATGAGAAGGGTGGCGCCGGTGGTGGTGGCAAGCCGCCGCCGCCGCGGCTCGGCCTGCCTGGAACCGTGGCCGGAGTGGCGCCCCCCAAGCAGGGCGGCGGCGGTGAGGAACCTGGCGCTGCCGAGGAAGACGAGCCGGCCGCCGAGGAGGCGCTTGCCGACGCGATCGAGGCCCAGCAAAAACTGCTCGAGGAGTTCGCGAAGGTGGCCGACGACCTGGCGAAGGTGATGGCCAGTCTCGAAGGGAGCACGTTCGTCAAGCGGCTCAAGCTCCTGTCGCGGCGCGAGCTGGCGATCGCCGGCGGCATCGCCGCGATGAAGCCGACCGGCTTCGGCAAGGCGGGCGGCCTGCCGGCCGACGTGCAGAAGCACGTTGGCGACGTCGCCGAAGCCCATGGCAAGGAGGCGATGAACCTTTCCAACATCATGGACGACCTGCAGGCCTACTTCGACCGCCGGCAGCTGCCGGCATTCCGCTCCGTGCTCGAGGAGATGAAGAACCTCGACGCGCTGGGCGGCCTGCGGGCGCTCACCGACGACATCAAGAAGGAGCCGGGGATGTCGCTGGCCCAGCTCGAGTTCTGGTCGGATACGCTCGACAGGCTGGCCGACGACCTCGTGCCGCCGCCGCAAGGCGGTGGCGGTGGTGGCGGCGGCGGCGGCGGCGGCGGCGGTGATTCGCCCCCCAGTGTGCCGCCGGAGGTGGTCCTGGAGACGATGCGGATCCTCGAGGCGGAGGTGAACCTCCGCGAGGAGACGCGGGTCGCCGAGCAGGGCCGCAAGGCGGCGACGGCCGAAGAGTTCGCGGCTGCGGGGAAGAAGCTGGGCAAGGCTCAGGACCTGCTCGCCGATCGGGTCGTGCGGATGGTCGATCGGTTGCTCGAGGAGGAGAATGGCGAGCAGGCCTTCGGCAATGAGATCCAGCTCTTCGAGAAGGTCGAGGAGGTGATGGCCGAGGCGGCCGACATCCTCCGTCGGCCCGACACCGGCAAGGAGGCGATCGGCGCCGAGACCGAGGTCATCGAACTCCTCCTCCAGGCGCAGACGCCGCCCCCCAGCGGTGGTGGCGGCGGCGGCGGTGGTGGCGGTGGTGGCGGCGGTGGTGGTGGTGGCGGCGGCAGTGGCGGCACAACACCGGGCGGCGGCGGCACCGGCACGACCAACGCCCTCGCCGAGATGCTCCGCGGCGGCGGCAACAAGACCAAGGGAGACAGTGGCACCGACAGCGAAGGCGCGAAGGAAACCGCGACCGGTGCGGCCGGCCGAGACCTGCCGGCCGAGTATCGCGACGGACTCGACCAGTACTTCAACGAACTGGAGAAACGGTCCCGATGAAACGAACGTTCATCCCGGGCGGCGCCGTGCAGGGCTTCCTCGCGCTGATCCTGCTGGCGGCGGCCGCCGGCCCTGCGGCATCCGCCGCACGGGGCCAGGTCGTCGTCCGCGGCGGCGGCAACGTGATGGTTGTTCAACGGTTCCAGTTCGGTGGTGTGGGTGGCATGCGAGGGGCTCGGCCCGTCGACGAGGGGAGCGGCCTGTTTCCTGACGACGACTTCCGCCGGATCGGCGATCCGTGGTGGGATGAGGTGGCCAAGGACGAGGCCGGCGCGGACCTGCCGGCCGTGGCCCGGGAGCCGGCTGCGGGCCTCCCCCAGTTCTTCCAGGGTGCCGACGAGCAGGCCGTGGAGAAGGCCCTCGACGCAGCCGCGCTGTCGCGCGAGCAGCGCGAGGCGCTCTTCAAGGAATCGGCCCGGCTGGCGGCGGTCACTGGGATGATGGGCCTGCGCCGCGAGCTTTCCGCAGTCCGGCAGATTCGACCGGGACTCGACGAGCAGCAGCGGTCGATCGTGCTGCTGGCTGGGCGGAAGGCGGTCCGGGAGCGGCTGGCGGCCCTCGCTGAAAAGCCGCTGACCCGTTGGACCAGTGAGCACAAGCAGGGGCTGGCTGCCGCGATCCGCGAGTCCATCGGGGCGGCCTTGGCCGCCAACGACTCCGACGAGGCCCGCGATGCCTACGTCGCCGAGGCGTCCCGCCGCGAAGACCGTCGCAAGCGGGCCGCTGTGGACGCCCTCGTCGCCGAAATCGATCGCGACATGCAACTCAGCCGCGAAGAGCGTGATCAACTCGTCAGTGGATTGACCGAGGCGTATCGTGAGGCCTGGCGGTCCGTCGCCGACCAGTACCCGCAGGGCCTCGCAGCGGGCGTGGGCATGCAGCAACTGCCCTCCGGACTCGATCGCAACGTGGAGCGGATCCTCGGCAAGCAGCGGACCGCCGAATGGCTGGCCCGGCGTCCCAACGCGGGCGGAAGGCCAGACTTCCGTGGTAACCGCGGCCTGCGGATTCGCGCCGGCGACGGGAATGGCGTGCAGGTCATCATCGAGGGTGGAGCCGTCGAGGTGGAGAAGCAGTGAGGCCCGCATGCTGACCCTCCACAAACCGGTGACGCGGACGGGGCGACTGTTTCCAGTCGTGATGCTCACGGCGTACGTGGCATGCGCGGCCGCCGTCATGTCCCGAGCCGATGAGATTGAGATCCGGCAGCCGGGCAGCGTGATGGACCTTGGAGTCTCCTTCGACCAGATGGTGTTCCGCGTCGGTGGGCCGAACCCGGTGCCGCCCGCCTTCGACACCGCGTCGCGACTCACCCCGGTGCGCAAGGCGGGCGAGGAGCGGATCGAAAAGATCCATCGCGTCGTCCAACTGTCAGCCGAACAGCGTGCCAAGCTCCGTGTCGCCATGGAGGCCGACATCAGCCGGCTCGCCGAGGAGATCGACGTGATCCGCGCTGGGTACGTTGGGCAGAAGGTTGCGTTGGGCGAGGATGGCGCCGGGCAGGAGCGGCTCCAGCAGGTGCAGAAGGATGCGGGCGAGTGCCTGCGGCTGATGGCGGCCGCCTTTGGGCCGGCCGCGTTGCTCTCGAAGGTGCTCGGCGACACGCTCGACGAACGGCAAAACAAACTCTACTCGGACGCGCTGGCAGCCCGTCGCGGAACGATCTGGAAGGCGTTGATCGGCTCCGCGCTCGAAGCCCAT is from Planctomycetia bacterium and encodes:
- a CDS encoding membrane protein — protein: MNLSAVAFPFCDPLFGAATVTQFQGFRFFTTFWTLAVSLALVALTACICLVAWRRSGYALLQGLLELLRFGIVALVAVLLNQPEWVQEYKPTDKPTIAVLHDASPSMDTRDVVLTGTAPGAGVPTTRREAAAPLTAGEFWKPLADRFKVEVAEFSPVDAAASDYGAPLGSAVERFSQLQAIVLVGDGDWNKGDAPSDAAQRLRLANVPVLTVAVGSPTKLPDVELKSLDIPSVGVVGKAVRVPFTIESSLPTERVVVVELKPSKGPAVQKQVRLPPLSTTTESMFWTPDGVGEYTVAVSVPPQDGELLPDNNRLSAPIAIRKEQLQVLVVESIPRWEYRYLRNALSRDPGVNVSCLLFQPGLSRPGGGNKDYIQKFPAKLEELSKYDVVFLGDVGVGPKQLSEADCKLLKGLVEYQASGLVFIPGWLGEQASLVGSALEELCPVVIDPVRREGFSTEAPRRLVLTEAGRKSLLTKLADSANENLAVWESLPGVQWYGPVVRAKAGTEVLAVHEDAANEYGRIPLLVTRPYGAGKVLYMATDGAWRWRKGVEDKYHYRFWSQVVRWMAYRRNMAKGERMGLSFAPEQPQLGQSVALDARVSQANGEPLSRGEVAARITSPSGVVETVRFAPPAGDGAWGVFASNFIPREPGKYAVLLGCKETGDTLEASFFVQGTVAEGIGRAARPNVLAEIAQVTRGKVVPPEEIASIIDSLAKLPEPAPRVRRLQLWCHPVVAVSLVGLLGLFWVLRKQQGLI
- a CDS encoding membrane protein, which codes for MNFLQPLMLAALPLVSLPLIIHLINQRRFQTVPWAAMMFLMTAKALSRGYSRLRNWLIMAMRMAAIAALLFAVGRPLSRGWLALAGGARPDLAVVILDRSPSMQQRSSEAADTKLETGRRQLVESLQTLGASRCVLFTDPAAKPIELTGPAQIADLPVAGPAAAAADIPMLMQSVYDYVVENRAGTTEVWICSDQRQNDWSPENGVWGGLRDAFAKLPQQVRFQLLSYDEPATDNVAVRVTDTKVEKRGADRELLVTVATSRLASGDKKTLPLRFEIGGVASTVELELVGREAVLKNHAIPLERAAGSRGWGKVSIPADSNAADNEFYFVFDEPALRKTLVVADDQQSRRTLSLLAGIPPEKGLQAKADVIGPADLVTADWEGTALLLWQADLPEGKEADLVNEFVNRGGRAIFFPPENPAQRTFAGMSWTDWTAHGQPIRPAPWRNDQDLFVNTLSGGALQVGDLKILRSCGVAGDHVTLAPLEYTDVTGAPVTSPLLARASDGSNAIYFCGTTPNARDSTLTRDGIVLYAMVQRAIDRGLASLGKSRQMDAGSMASFLADDKAGWSRLAGPADALSTEMGLHAGVFANGERLVAVNRPAAEDTAEITGNARIDEVFGDLPFARLTGRAGSADSLVQEIWRAFLIAMMLALIAEGLLCLPRSAAAERSPFQGMRPLEAAV